Proteins encoded by one window of Candidatus Limnocylindria bacterium:
- a CDS encoding plastocyanin/azurin family copper-binding protein, whose translation MRLASRLLGPAVLLSVLAVGCASQPATSPAPAAAATQISIKGFAFNPNQPSVTKGATISWTNDDGTTHTVTSGVPGTPSGRFNQSLDAGKSFSFTFTETGTYEFFCSIHNSMRGTVTVK comes from the coding sequence ATGCGTCTTGCGAGCCGCCTGCTCGGCCCAGCGGTCCTGCTGTCCGTCCTCGCGGTGGGCTGCGCGTCACAGCCTGCGACGAGTCCGGCGCCCGCTGCTGCCGCCACGCAGATCTCGATCAAGGGCTTCGCATTCAACCCGAATCAGCCGAGCGTCACGAAAGGCGCGACGATCAGCTGGACGAACGACGACGGGACCACGCACACGGTCACGAGCGGCGTCCCCGGGACACCGAGCGGGAGGTTCAATCAGAGTCTGGACGCGGGGAAGAGCTTCAGCTTCACGTTCACCGAGACCGGGACCTACGAGTTCTTCTGCAGCATCCACAACTCGATGCGTGGGACCGTGACGGTGAAGTGA
- a CDS encoding ABC transporter permease codes for MRTYVIRRLIYAIPTLLGISIIVFLITRLSPGDPVRLYTFGALNITEEDIQGLREHYGLNKPLYEQYVSWLLQVLQGDFGKSLQYNRPALPLLLERLPATLQLAVAALVLQLAIGVPLGVIAALKRGTWVDNVIRVFGVVGHAVPTFWLGLLMIIVFSVTFRLMPSQGVLTVGHDVWDIPDRIKHIIMPAFVLALAGIANYSRYLRTETLDVINQDYVRTAHAKGLSERTVVYVHALRNALIPMVTALGGLLAALVSGALVVEQIFTWPGVGQFTYAAARSKDYPVIMAGVMVASTLLVLSYLLRDVMYAVVDPRIKVK; via the coding sequence GTGCGCACCTACGTCATCCGGCGCCTGATCTATGCGATCCCCACACTGCTGGGGATCTCGATCATCGTCTTTCTGATTACGCGGCTCTCACCGGGCGATCCCGTCCGCCTGTACACCTTTGGCGCGCTCAACATCACCGAAGAAGACATCCAGGGGCTCCGCGAGCATTACGGCCTGAACAAGCCGCTCTACGAGCAATACGTCAGCTGGCTCCTTCAGGTCTTGCAGGGCGACTTTGGCAAGTCGCTCCAGTACAACCGCCCGGCGCTCCCGTTGCTCTTAGAGCGACTTCCCGCGACGCTGCAACTTGCGGTCGCCGCTCTCGTACTCCAGCTCGCGATCGGAGTGCCGCTGGGCGTGATCGCGGCCCTCAAGCGCGGCACGTGGGTCGACAACGTCATCCGCGTCTTCGGCGTCGTCGGCCACGCCGTGCCGACCTTCTGGCTCGGCCTGCTCATGATCATCGTGTTCTCGGTGACGTTCCGGCTCATGCCGAGCCAGGGCGTGCTCACCGTCGGCCATGATGTGTGGGACATCCCGGACCGCATAAAACACATCATCATGCCCGCGTTCGTGCTCGCACTCGCGGGCATCGCGAATTACTCGCGATACCTGCGGACGGAGACGCTCGACGTCATCAATCAAGACTACGTGCGGACGGCGCACGCAAAGGGACTGTCCGAACGGACTGTCGTCTACGTGCATGCTCTTCGCAATGCGCTCATACCCATGGTCACCGCGCTGGGCGGCCTACTTGCGGCGCTCGTGTCAGGCGCGCTCGTCGTGGAGCAGATCTTCACCTGGCCGGGTGTCGGACAGTTCACGTACGCGGCAGCGCGAAGTAAAGACTACCCGGTGATCATGGCTGGTGTCATGGTGGCGAGCACATTGCTGGTGCTGAGTTACCTTCTCCGCGATGTCATGTACGCCGTCGTCGATCCACGGATCAAAGTGAAGTAG
- a CDS encoding ABC transporter ATP-binding protein, giving the protein MMGMGGPGGGMHVFMWGPSGRQAGKRPSLTMYRRLLRYVGPYRWNMVLAAVLLVISTALGLVWPRVVQAVIDLGLRDAGFLDLLILGLVVVLLVRAVIDGVRQFVMAYTGERVIFDLRMAIVRHLQSMSLSFFNRRKTGELMSHVTSDATLVHGVITQTIIQVLGQVLTLVGGVAVIFLMNWRLALLTLVVAPPIAVLGQRMGRRIRDISREAQDAQGEAVGVLQEAIAEVRVVQAFTREEYEAARFHEKLLFTFNKTIERSRIAATMFPIIGFLGFMSSIVVLWYGGHEITRGEMTAGMLVAFLLYMNMVAGPVGMLASQWTQVQQAFGAADRIFALLDTTPEIEDNPGAVPLPPVRGEIRFDEVGFRYGAASEPIVLDGVTTTFQPGETTALVGPSGAGKTTLVNLVGRFYDPVSGRILVDGHDLRDVTIRSLREQIAVVPQEPILFADTIRENIRYGRLEATDAEIDEAARSANATEFIARLPSGLATIVGERGVRLSVGQRQRVAIARALLRDAPILLLDEATSSLDNESEYLVQQALDRLMRGRTTIVIAHRLSTVERADRILVLDHGRMVEEGTHGELLALGGLYHRLYTRRFVDVDSVPAADGEPAAIVTGLSAAGEHRRLRVVR; this is encoded by the coding sequence ATGATGGGAATGGGCGGCCCCGGTGGCGGGATGCACGTCTTCATGTGGGGGCCCAGCGGACGTCAGGCGGGAAAGCGGCCGTCACTCACGATGTATCGGCGGCTGCTGCGGTACGTCGGTCCCTACCGGTGGAACATGGTCCTCGCCGCCGTCCTGCTCGTCATCTCCACCGCGCTCGGCTTGGTGTGGCCGCGGGTCGTGCAGGCCGTGATCGACCTCGGGCTCCGCGACGCGGGATTCCTGGATCTTCTGATCCTGGGTCTCGTCGTCGTGCTCCTCGTGCGCGCTGTCATCGATGGCGTGCGTCAGTTCGTGATGGCCTACACCGGTGAGCGGGTGATCTTCGATCTGCGCATGGCGATCGTCCGCCACCTGCAGTCGATGTCGCTGTCCTTCTTCAATCGGCGCAAGACCGGCGAGCTGATGTCGCACGTGACCAGCGACGCGACCCTCGTTCACGGCGTGATCACGCAGACGATCATCCAGGTCCTGGGGCAGGTCCTCACCCTCGTCGGCGGCGTCGCGGTGATCTTCCTGATGAACTGGCGGCTGGCTCTGCTCACGCTCGTCGTGGCGCCGCCGATCGCCGTCCTCGGACAGCGCATGGGCCGCCGGATCCGCGACATCTCGCGTGAGGCGCAGGACGCCCAGGGCGAGGCCGTCGGCGTGCTGCAGGAGGCGATCGCGGAGGTACGTGTCGTCCAGGCGTTCACGCGAGAGGAATACGAGGCCGCGCGCTTCCACGAGAAGCTGCTGTTCACGTTCAACAAGACGATCGAGCGCTCGCGCATCGCCGCGACGATGTTCCCGATCATCGGGTTCCTCGGCTTCATGTCGTCGATCGTCGTCCTCTGGTACGGAGGACACGAGATCACGCGGGGGGAGATGACCGCCGGGATGCTCGTGGCGTTCCTCCTGTACATGAACATGGTGGCCGGCCCCGTCGGCATGCTCGCGAGCCAGTGGACGCAGGTGCAGCAGGCGTTCGGCGCGGCCGACCGGATCTTCGCGCTGCTCGACACGACTCCCGAGATCGAGGACAACCCAGGCGCGGTGCCGCTTCCGCCGGTGCGCGGCGAGATCCGTTTCGATGAGGTCGGCTTCCGGTACGGCGCCGCGTCCGAGCCGATAGTCCTCGACGGCGTCACGACGACATTCCAGCCCGGCGAGACGACCGCTCTCGTTGGTCCCTCCGGGGCGGGGAAGACCACGCTCGTGAATCTCGTCGGCCGCTTCTACGACCCCGTGAGCGGGCGGATCCTCGTCGACGGTCACGACCTGCGCGACGTCACGATCCGCTCGCTGCGCGAGCAGATCGCCGTCGTGCCGCAGGAGCCGATCCTCTTCGCGGACACGATCCGCGAGAACATCCGCTACGGCCGCCTCGAAGCGACCGACGCGGAGATCGACGAGGCCGCGCGGTCCGCGAACGCGACCGAATTCATCGCGCGCCTCCCCAGTGGCCTGGCCACGATCGTTGGCGAGCGCGGCGTGCGCCTGTCGGTCGGTCAGCGCCAGCGCGTCGCCATCGCGCGCGCGTTGCTACGCGACGCGCCGATCCTTCTCCTCGATGAGGCGACGTCGTCACTGGACAACGAGAGCGAATATCTCGTGCAGCAGGCGCTCGACCGGCTGATGCGCGGGCGCACGACGATCGTGATCGCGCACCGCCTCTCGACGGTTGAGCGCGCGGACCGGATCCTCGTGCTCGATCACGGGCGCATGGTCGAGGAAGGCACGCACGGCGAGCTCCTCGCGCTCGGCGGCCTGTACCACCGTCTGTACACGCGGCGCTTCGTCGACGTTGACTCGGTTCCTGCGGCCGACGGCGAGCCCGCCGCGATCGTCACGGGCCTATCGGCCGCGGGCGAGCATCGCCGTCTCCGCGTCGTGCGCTAG
- a CDS encoding ABC transporter substrate-binding protein — MHVRLVLAALVALSACQTPPAPGVATPTPAGTVESGGSFRVALTADATTLDPWNASDVNTQLVTRQIFETLVDYDAGGSKIVPKLAETWSVSPDGRSWTFALRRGVKFHDGTDLDAAAVVLNFDRARQAAHPLRGPTGAGGPSYRAYAALFEGFDDASVIVRAEAKDSGTLVITTKMPFGPLLADLAMPGFAIVSPKSLRDDVAGWSTPASRGAAGTGPFVFRPGAWVPGQQIALERNSGYWMKDQAGGPPLPHADRVVLRVFRDETARIAELRSGGLDAVRDLTPAALPTVRGDPNLQLLVRPAASATYLAIGALAPFDKVEVRRAIAMAIDKSLLAATLFGGAGRRASQLLAPGMLGYDDSVLEFYRFDTGAARRLLADAGVASAFATELWYPPAWRAYYPDPKRVAESVAADLAKIGIVATVRTEDAAAYLADARGGRLPLWLGDGGGESADPDSFFPDGGAWAGDVVRELLRRARYEADASKRTELYKQVSKIIQQDATRIPLVQADALVAATKKVRGLVPHPVGVETYARVWLGK, encoded by the coding sequence ATGCACGTGCGCCTCGTCCTCGCCGCCCTCGTCGCGCTCTCCGCCTGTCAGACTCCTCCGGCGCCTGGCGTCGCGACGCCGACGCCCGCCGGCACCGTCGAGTCTGGCGGCAGCTTCCGTGTCGCGCTGACCGCAGATGCGACGACGCTCGATCCCTGGAACGCGAGCGACGTGAACACGCAGCTCGTGACCCGCCAGATCTTCGAGACGCTCGTCGATTACGACGCTGGCGGATCCAAGATCGTGCCGAAGCTCGCGGAGACGTGGTCAGTGTCGCCTGACGGCCGCTCGTGGACCTTCGCGCTGCGACGCGGTGTGAAGTTCCATGACGGGACGGACCTCGACGCTGCCGCGGTCGTGCTGAACTTCGACCGCGCCCGTCAGGCTGCGCATCCGCTGCGCGGTCCAACGGGCGCCGGCGGCCCCTCGTACCGGGCGTATGCGGCGCTGTTCGAGGGCTTCGACGACGCGTCGGTGATCGTGCGGGCGGAGGCCAAGGACAGCGGGACTCTGGTCATCACGACGAAGATGCCGTTCGGTCCGCTGCTCGCGGACCTCGCGATGCCAGGCTTCGCGATCGTGAGCCCGAAGTCGTTGCGCGACGACGTGGCGGGCTGGTCGACGCCTGCGTCGCGCGGGGCGGCAGGCACCGGGCCATTCGTATTCCGGCCGGGCGCGTGGGTGCCCGGTCAACAGATCGCACTCGAGCGCAACTCCGGCTACTGGATGAAGGACCAGGCCGGCGGTCCTCCGCTCCCGCATGCCGACCGGGTCGTGCTGCGCGTCTTCAGAGATGAGACGGCGCGTATCGCGGAGCTGCGCTCGGGCGGGCTCGATGCGGTCCGCGACCTGACCCCCGCCGCGTTGCCCACGGTGAGGGGCGACCCGAACCTGCAGCTCCTCGTGCGGCCTGCAGCGAGCGCGACATACCTCGCGATCGGCGCGCTCGCACCCTTCGACAAGGTCGAGGTCCGCCGCGCGATCGCGATGGCCATCGACAAGTCGCTCCTTGCGGCCACGCTCTTCGGTGGGGCAGGCCGGCGGGCGTCGCAGCTGCTCGCCCCGGGCATGCTCGGGTACGACGACAGCGTCCTCGAGTTCTACCGCTTCGACACGGGGGCCGCGAGGCGCCTCCTCGCGGATGCGGGCGTCGCGAGCGCCTTCGCGACGGAGCTGTGGTACCCGCCCGCGTGGCGGGCGTACTACCCGGATCCGAAACGTGTCGCCGAGAGCGTCGCCGCGGACCTCGCGAAGATCGGGATCGTTGCGACGGTACGGACCGAGGACGCCGCGGCGTATCTCGCCGACGCGCGAGGGGGCCGCCTACCGCTCTGGCTCGGCGACGGCGGCGGCGAAAGCGCGGATCCCGATTCGTTCTTTCCCGACGGCGGCGCGTGGGCCGGCGACGTCGTGCGCGAGCTCCTGCGCCGCGCCCGGTACGAGGCTGACGCGAGCAAACGGACCGAGCTCTACAAGCAGGTGTCCAAGATCATCCAGCAGGACGCGACGCGCATCCCGCTGGTGCAGGCCGACGCGCTCGTCGCCGCGACGAAGAAGGTGCGCGGCCTCGTCCCGCATCCGGTCGGCGTTGAGACGTACGCGCGGGTCTGGCTCGGGAAGTGA
- a CDS encoding ABC transporter permease: MATTQTTVGSVVAREVPERRASAGLWSNAWYRLRRDRLTVASTAVLVVLILLSLAAPLLAQYVFQMSFESQDLLHAYAAPTLDPPGYVFGSDEVGRSQAVRLFYGGQVSLFVGFMAAAIQLTIGVLLGLVSGYKRGRIDDVVTWFITTLNSVPAIFLLIIFSALFTPGPLTLTIVIGALFWTGITNFVRGQTFALREREFVVAAVTVGASGWRIMLRHILPNVLPLIFVLTAIDVGSIILVESALSYLGLGIIPPTPSWGNMLTNASSYFNRAPWLVVPPGATIFLTVLCLYLIGDGLRDALDPRLKAEK; this comes from the coding sequence GTGGCTACGACGCAAACGACCGTCGGATCGGTCGTCGCCAGGGAGGTCCCGGAGCGGCGCGCATCCGCTGGACTGTGGTCCAACGCCTGGTACAGACTGCGCCGCGACCGCCTCACCGTGGCCTCGACGGCTGTGCTGGTCGTGCTGATCCTACTGTCACTAGCTGCGCCGCTGTTGGCGCAGTACGTCTTCCAGATGTCCTTCGAGAGCCAGGATCTGCTCCACGCGTACGCCGCGCCGACGCTCGATCCACCCGGTTACGTGTTCGGCTCCGACGAGGTGGGGCGTAGTCAGGCCGTGCGGCTCTTCTACGGCGGCCAGGTCTCTCTTTTCGTCGGGTTCATGGCGGCCGCCATTCAACTCACGATCGGCGTCCTGCTCGGCCTGGTCTCCGGCTACAAGCGCGGACGTATCGACGACGTAGTCACGTGGTTCATCACCACGCTCAACTCGGTGCCGGCGATATTCCTGTTGATCATCTTCTCGGCGCTGTTCACGCCGGGGCCGCTCACCCTCACGATCGTCATCGGCGCTCTCTTTTGGACCGGCATCACGAATTTCGTTCGCGGCCAGACCTTTGCGCTCCGCGAGCGCGAGTTCGTGGTCGCCGCCGTCACCGTTGGCGCGTCGGGCTGGCGGATCATGCTCCGCCACATCCTGCCGAACGTACTTCCTTTGATCTTTGTCCTCACCGCGATCGACGTTGGCTCGATCATCCTGGTTGAGTCGGCCCTCAGTTACCTGGGGCTCGGCATCATTCCGCCGACGCCAAGCTGGGGGAACATGCTCACGAATGCGTCCTCATACTTCAATCGCGCTCCGTGGCTCGTTGTGCCTCCTGGCGCGACTATCTTCTTGACCGTGCTATGCCTCTACCTCATCGGCGACGGGCTGCGCGACGCGCTCGACCCGCGCCTCAAAGCGGAGAAGTGA